The Candidatus Schekmanbacteria bacterium RIFCSPLOWO2_02_FULL_38_14 DNA segment TAATATAATAATTTATAATCTCTAATTTTAACAAAATAAGGAGTTTGTGTTATGTATTTTGAAAAATATGTTACTCCATTTTTACTCTTAATAACCCTTGCATTAAACACTCTTTCATTTGCAGAGCAGCAGAATCCTCCCTCAAAAGGAACTATGGATGGTCATGTGACAATAGTGGAGTTTTCTGATTTTGAGTGTTCATACTGTGCGAAAGTACAGCCTACAATCAGCAAAGTTCTTGATGAATACAAAAATGAAGTAAAACTTCTTTTCAGGCATTTCCCATTAACACATTTTCATAAAAATGCCTTTAAGGCATCACTTGCTGCAGAGGCTGCGAGAAAGCACGGAAAGTTCTGGACAATGCATGATAAAATGTTTGATAACCAGCAGAATATCAAGGAAGAAGACCTTCTGAAATACGCAGCAGAGCTGAAGCTTGACATTGATGAATTTAAAAAAGCAATGAATTCTCAGGAAGTAAAGGATATTGTTGAAAGAGATATGCAGTTGGGAAAAGAATTCGGAGTCCTTGCAACACCTACCTTTTTTGTAAACGGAAGAATGTTTTTAGGGAACAAACCCATTGAAGTATTCAGAGAAGCGATTGATGATGCACTGGGGAGGAAACGGAAGTAGATGCCAAATATCAAAGCTCAAAGTTCAAATGAATTCCAAAGCTCAAATAACTAAAACTTTTGGTATTTAGATTTTGACATTCATTTGGATTTTGGAATTTGAACTTTTCCCTTAAATTTCCTTTTAAACAATTGAGGCTTTAAAATGATAAAAAAGATTATGGCTTACTGGTCTTTGATTTGCCCTGGGTGCAATATAGGAAGACGCTTTCCTGATTCGTTTATAGGTAAAATGGTAACCAATCACTGGAAAAAGGGATGTCTTGTAAACAAAGCCTATCAGGAAGTCTTTGGGAAAAAATCAACAAATAACTAATAATTTATCCTTGAACCCTTCTCTTTATCCATGCATCTTCTTCATCAGCCACGCCATATTCTCTCCAAGAATCCTGAAGGTATCAATCCCCTCCTTATCATTGAGGATTTCTCCGGGGTTTCGTCCAAGCCCCATATTCCAGTAAATGGATGAAGGAATTATCATCTGATTCAGCGCATAAAGATAATTTATCTGGCTATAGACATTTACAGCGCCCTGTCTTCTCACGGCAATAACACTTGCCCCAACCTTTCTTTTCAAAAGATAATTGCCTGCGCGTGCGCAAAGTCCGCCACGGTCAATGAGCGCCTTAACTTCTGTTGTAACAGAGCCAAAATAGACAGGAGAGCCTATTATGATTCCATCAGCCTTATACATCTTTGAAAGACATTCATTTATCACATCATCCTTAGTAGCGCAGAATCCATCTTTAGTCTCAAAACATTTATAACAAGCTGTACATCCCCTTACAAGATTTCCTCCAAGCTGGAAAATCTCAGTCTCAATTCTCTCTTTCTCAAGTTCTGCAAGAACAATCTTTATTCCTGCCTTTGTGTTTCCTTCCTTTCTGGGACTCCCATTAATTGCCAGAACTTTCATTTAAATATCTCCTTCTAATTATTTTTTATCTCTAAGAAACTCTTCAGCAAAATAGATATGCCACACAACAGTAGGATAGGCGCCTGCCTGCGATAGGCAGGTCTCGCCTGTCCTAAAAGGTTAAACTAATTTTAAAAAATAAAACTACTTAAAAATAAAAGCAAGAGATTTTTATTTAAGCGAGGAAGGAAGGAAGTTTTTATTCAGAAATCATTGATGAAATTTTTGATTCCAAATTTTTTAAAAATTTCTTAGATGGTTTAATAAACCCAACAGATTTTATTAGTCCTACAGTCCTTTTGAATTTCTCCAAATCTTCCTTACACTTCATACATCTTCTGATATGTACAGTTACAGCTTTCATATCATATTCTGATGTCTGGTTTTCAATAAAATCAGAAAACAATTTTCTAATTTCTGCACACTTCATCATCTTAGAGACTTTCTTTTGTATTCCTTCAGATACTTACAGGTTGTCTGAGGGTTTATGAACTCACAAGTATCCATCAAAAATTCTTTAACCTTCACTCTGGCTCTGGCCAGTCGAGCTTTTACTGTCCCAACATTGCAGCCTAAAATATTTGCTATTTGCTTATTAGGTAAACCATAAGCGTCTTTTAGAGTCAAAACAACTCTCTGATTATAAGGAACAAAATTTTCACTAAAATCAACACACTTGATACAGATTTCTTTAAGTTGAAGAATCTTCTCAGGATTAGAATTAGATTCTAACTTTAATATTTCTTTTTGGTCTATATCTGAGTCATGAAACTGATTAACTCTTCTTATAATTTTTATTTTATCCTGGCATAAATTATAAGCTATCCTATAAATCCAGGTTGAAAACTCAGACCTTCCTTGAAATTTATTCAATGAAGAAAAAGCTTTGATGAAGACTTCTTGGCTTATTTCCTCAGCTTCTTCACGATTTTTTAGAATTTTCAAAGCGAGGTTGTAAATCTTAATTTTATATCTATGAAATAATTCCTTAAAAGCTTCCCTTTCCCCATTTTGGAAGTTGCTGATGAAATACTGGTCAGGTAAATCAGATGATAAACTTTTCATAATAATTTTTTTATTTCAGCCTGTTTATTTTAATCTCTGATCCAGATTAGCTTATACCCCCTTTTCTTTTTAGAATCAATAAAGGAAATTTTTTCAGGTTTCACTTTAATATAGATTAAATTTCTTTTTACTTCTTCTATAGAAACCTCTTTTCCAACAGCTTTTAATGCTCCTTCAGAATTAGTTAGTTTCCATGCATGGTTAAATTCCGATTCATTGTCATTATAAGTGATGATTTCTGCTTTACCCCATAACTGAAGTCCACGAGTGTCATTCCATCCATATTCACTTTTTACAGGATGAAAAATAGCTAGAGAAACATTGGGGTTAGATTTTATATTGTCTACTTTCCCACCTTCTTTAATATCAGTTGATATCCAGATATTTAAACCTTCATAATGATACATTAAAGGAGTAGCGCGAGGAATATTATCCTTTGATGTTGCCAAAACACAGGTTTTATATTGAGGTTTATGTTCTTTAAGATAGTCAATTATTTCCTTTTCTATTTCGTCCTCTGTTTTTTCCATGATTTTTCTATTCATGAAACACCGCCATTTCCAAGATAAGTCTCCTTATTTTAAAGTAAAGCTATTTTATTATTTTTAGACTCAAAAAGGACTGAAAGGATACGTTGGTTAAGGAATTTTTTAAAAAAATTTTTAAACTCCGTACCCTTTTATCTTATTTCCAGTCTAAATATATAAAAAGAGGAGGAAAAATTATGAATACAAATGAGAAAAATATATATATCGATCCTGATATACCTGCAGAACAGCAAATTGCTTTTCTTCGCCGAAGTGCAATTAATTTCAAGTTTAATACCTTTGAAGTCTTAAAAGAGAAGTTCGGAACGGAGGGGATTGAAATCTTTAAAACCATCTTAAGAAAGAACTATAGGCAGGCAATAGATAAACACAAAGGGAAAAACTTTGAAGAAATTAAAAAGTTAGCTGGACTTCCAGATAAGATCTTTGGCCTTCAACTAAAACACGATTACACGAAACCAGATGAATTTCAATACACCATTACCTATTGCCCTTATTTAGAAGAAAGCAAACGAAGGGGTCTTGGTATGGATTTTTGTGATATAATGGAAGAAGTCGAAATAGAGGAAGTCAGCAAGAACTTGGGAGAGATTACAGAGCCTACCCGAATGTGCAAGGGTGACAGCAAGTGTATCATTAGGATGAGAAACACTTTGGAACGATAAAAATCAATCTAAGTAAACAAAAAGGAGTGGCTAATATGAGTAATAATTGCTGGGATTTAAATCCGAATTGCTTTGTAAAAATAAAGCCTGATTATAAATGCCCTGCTTATGAACAGAAAAAGAACTGCTATGAAATGGACTGGTTTGCTCTTATGCAACCTTTGCCGGTAGAAAAGAGGAAAGCAGCTTGCACATATATGGAGGAGAAATGCACTGTATGCCCTGTTTATAAAGAAAACAAGGCAGCAATGGATAAAATCATTCAGAAATTACGAGCATCAATTCCATGAAAACTATTGTAGTGTCTGCAAAATTTTTTACACTTATTTTTCTTTCACCCTCCCCTTCATCCCCTCCCATCAAGGGAGGGGAGACTGAGATAGAAACTCCTGTCAAGTGATAAAAGATAAAAAAATCCTCCATAATCTAGAAAAGAATATCCGATTCTTTTTACTCCTGCGGAAGAGTTCTATCCAACGCTCCCCTCTCCCCTTGTGGGAGAGGGCAAGGGTGAGGGGTTACAATCATTTATTATAAAGAACCTTCAGCTTCGCATCAATTAGCTGTTTGTGTGAAAGTTTAAGAAGTTTGGAAAGTTTATGAACTAAATAATCCTCGTGCATATCAAGTTTTCCGTCTGCATAAACTACTTTCCATACAGTTTCAATAACCTTAATCTTTTCTTCAGAAGAATAATTTTCATTTATGAAGTTTGTGAATTTCCATAAATCCAAGCTATCATCAAGCTCTTTTCTTGAAATTTCTAAAAGTTCTTCAGCATCTTCATCTGGAAGAGAAAAATCACTTTTCAGAACATTAACGATATCATTTTTTTCTGCTTCATTGAATTCATCATCAATATTTGCCATCTCAAGAAGGAGCGCGCAGGTTGCTACCCGAATTTTTAAATTAATATCATTCCCCTGCTGAGGAAGGCTTTCTGTTGCATTTTTACTGAAGAACTTTTTTATCAAACCACGCATAATAATTTTTTGAATAACATTCTGCCCCTTTTATGTCAAGTTTCTAAGGGGAGGAAGAGATTTTAGAATAGAGCTAAAGGCAGGTTTTGATTTTAAATGCTTTCTTATTACTCCTTCCATACATTGTTCTTACTATTATTGTTCCCTTCCGACCTCTCATATTCGGGGCAACAGCGATTATTTTATCCTTTGTCCATGAAATAATAGCCAGTTGTTTCTTTATATCCCCGTAATGGAAATAGACCTTGTCTTTCTGATTGCCAAAATACTTGCCATTAATGGTAAATTGACTTTTTTTGCATGCAGGATTAGGGCTTACGG contains these protein-coding regions:
- a CDS encoding FMN reductase is translated as MKVLAINGSPRKEGNTKAGIKIVLAELEKERIETEIFQLGGNLVRGCTACYKCFETKDGFCATKDDVINECLSKMYKADGIIIGSPVYFGSVTTEVKALIDRGGLCARAGNYLLKRKVGASVIAVRRQGAVNVYSQINYLYALNQMIIPSSIYWNMGLGRNPGEILNDKEGIDTFRILGENMAWLMKKMHG